A window from Theropithecus gelada isolate Dixy chromosome 1, Tgel_1.0, whole genome shotgun sequence encodes these proteins:
- the LOC112625859 gene encoding uncharacterized protein LOC112625859 translates to MPPAEKSKGPPVLAPAERARGRGPGLQSPALCCACGLCALLAGVNVTLAGAFASFLPGHNPLLVVGPGLLVLALGFFAACCVCSRRGPAPGALSAAAVGPGQGGGRAGPVALEMESSERTAQDTTAVQLSPAVSAASSGRSSPGPSTLALEAPAPVAVCALRSEGVQLNPPQERAAP, encoded by the coding sequence ATGCCGCCGGCAGAAAAGAGCAAGGGACCACCGGTCCTGGCGCCCGCGGAACGCGCCCGGGGCCGGGGGCCAGGCCTGCAGTCGCCTGCGCTGTGCTGCGCCTGCGGTCTGTGCGCGCTGCTGGCTGGCGTGAACGTGACGCTGGCGGGCGCCTTCGCCTCCTTCCTGCCCGGGCACAACCCGCTGCTCGTTGTGGGGCCGGGGCTGCTGGTGCTAGCGCTCGGCTTCTTCGCGGCCTGCTGCGTGTGTAGCCGCCGGGGCCCCGCGCCCGGCGCGCTCTCGGCGGCCGCGGTGGGCCCTGGCCAGGGGGGCGGCCGCGCCGGGCCCGTGGCGCTAGAGATGGAGAGCAGCGAGCGCACAGCACAGGACACCACAGCAGTGCAGCTCAGCCCTGCAGTCTCAGCCGCGTCCTCCGGCCGCTCCAGCCCCGGCCCCAGCACCCTCGCCTTGGAGGCCCCGGCGCCCGTGGCCGTCTGCGCGCTGCGCTCGGAAGGGGTCCAGCTCAACCCGCCCCAGGAGCGGGCCGCCCCCTAG
- the KNCN gene encoding kinocilin isoform X2, with amino-acid sequence MDIPISSRDFHCLQLACVALGLVAGSVIIGISVSKAAAAMGGVFIGAAVLGSLRIHPHPGPDHGEGRSSTNGNKEGARSSLSTVSRTLEKLKPGTRGAEEC; translated from the exons ATGGACATCCCCATCAGCAGCAGAGATTTCCACTGCCTGCAGCTGGCCTGCGTGGCTCTCGGGCTGGTGGCTGGCAGCGTCATCATCGGCATCTCCGTATCCAAGGCTGCAGCTGCCATGGGCGGTGTCTTTATCGGCGCTGCTGTTCTGG GAAGCCTAAGAATCCATCCCCATCCAGGGCCAGACCATGGAGAAGGAAGATCCAGCACCAATGGCAACAAGGAAG GAGCCCGCAGCAGCCTGTCTACCGTGAGCAGGACCCTGGAGAAGCTGAAGCCAGGGACCCGGGGGGCTGAGGAATGCTGA
- the KNCN gene encoding kinocilin isoform X1 — MDIPISSRDFHCLQLACVALGLVAGSVIIGISVSKAAAAMGGVFIGAAVLGFLILAYPFLKARFNLDHILPTIGSLRIHPHPGPDHGEGRSSTNGNKEGARSSLSTVSRTLEKLKPGTRGAEEC, encoded by the exons ATGGACATCCCCATCAGCAGCAGAGATTTCCACTGCCTGCAGCTGGCCTGCGTGGCTCTCGGGCTGGTGGCTGGCAGCGTCATCATCGGCATCTCCGTATCCAAGGCTGCAGCTGCCATGGGCGGTGTCTTTATCGGCGCTGCTGTTCTGG GGTTCCTCATCTTGGCCTACCCCTTCCTGAAGGCTCGGTTCAACCTGGACCACATCCTGCCTACCATAG GAAGCCTAAGAATCCATCCCCATCCAGGGCCAGACCATGGAGAAGGAAGATCCAGCACCAATGGCAACAAGGAAG GAGCCCGCAGCAGCCTGTCTACCGTGAGCAGGACCCTGGAGAAGCTGAAGCCAGGGACCCGGGGGGCTGAGGAATGCTGA